A single window of Debaryomyces hansenii CBS767 chromosome F complete sequence DNA harbors:
- a CDS encoding DEHA2F15686p (similar to uniprot|P38224 Saccharomyces cerevisiae YBR040W FIG1 Integral membrane protein required for efficient mating), with translation MIFFLIKKLMKFFLLVLLFITVFLLSFLLIGSTDTAGTYSSVYLTKLEFNQSSDLYSNVQAAYKGSNISTKLAEMTLSVGYLGVCVDIDKSLQCTSFNDLDSISDYTGISIIPTTKNGTDQLNLVTLAKTFRKVCYSNVLLAAIVLTLLSLVVMFWNVIPLVPGKSMAKKIACVLSAANVLVWGLGSMLQHEATKAARHIIGPASMNTVSATIGQRAEAMTWTAFSFLLIVCMGSVFVYIRDLKDKANEIEPKF, from the coding sequence atgatattcttcttaattaaaaaacttatgaaattttttttgttggTGTTACTTTTCATAACTGTCTTTTTATTAAGTTTCCTATTGATAGGTTCAACCGATACCGCAGGTACTTATTCTAGTGTTTACTTGACGAAACTTGAGTTTAATCAAAGTTCTGACTTATATAGCAATGTTCAAGCAGCATACAAAGGTTCTAACATTTCCACAAAACTTGCAGAAATGACACTATCAGTTGGGTACCTAGGCGTGTGCGTCGATATCGATAAGTCACTCCAGTGCACTTCGTTTAACGATTTGGATTCGATTTCGGATTACACGGGCATTTCTATTATACCTACAACCAAGAATGGAACCGACCAGCTAAATTTAGTAACCTTGGCTAAAACCTTCAGAAAAGTGTGCTATTCTAATGTTTTACTTGCTGCTATAGTATTGACTCTTCTTTCGCTAGTGGTCATGTTCTGGAACGTTATTCCCTTGGTCCCCGGAAAATCAATGGCAAAAAAAATAGCGTGTGTGTTGTCAGCTGCAAACGTCCTAGTTTGGGGCCTTGGTTCCATGCTCCAGCACGAAGCCACGAAGGCTGCCCGTCATATCATAGGTCCTGCATCCATGAATACCGTTTCTGCTACCATAGGCCAACGAGCAGAGGCCATGACTTGGACcgctttttcttttctcttAATAGTGTGCATGGGAAGCGTTTTCGTTTATATCAGGGACTTGAAAGATAAAGCTAATGAAATAGAACCCAAGTTCTAG